Proteins encoded together in one Benincasa hispida cultivar B227 chromosome 1, ASM972705v1, whole genome shotgun sequence window:
- the LOC120067589 gene encoding mannose-6-phosphate isomerase 1-like isoform X1 — protein MESDAFSMKKQSNVLRLKCSVQTYDWGIRGQDSRVARFFALNSGSIIDSDKPYAEFWMGTHDSGPSFLIPAAGENGGGIDSDSTSLKSWVLENPNVLGDKVVQKWGSDIPFLFKVLSVAKPLSIQAHPDKELAKELHMLQPKVYRDANHKPEMALAITEFEALCGFISLEELKDVLHTVPEIVEMIGNAATNRVLLLDDEDDEEDLKSALRSAFTQLMSASKLVISKATSELKRRLHSQSEVRQLTAKEVLVLSLEKQYPDDVGVIAAFFLNYVKLSPGEALYLGANEPHAYIRGECIECMATSDNVVRAGLTPKFRDVQTLCAMLTYKQGFPEILQGVPMNPYITKYIPPFDEFEIDRCVLPKGESVLFPASPGPSIFLVAGGEGMMLLNEESHRSDVVSEGDVLFVPAQTEINITSEVELLIFRTGVNNKFFDTFMNAENTPDLHVTTMMHL, from the exons ATGGAGTCTGACGCTTTTTCCATGAAGAAACAGAGCAATGTCCTCCGATTGAAGTGCTCCGTTCAGACTTACGATTGGGGAATCAGAGGACAAGATTCTCGTGTCGCTAGGTTCTTCGCTTTGAACTCTGGATCGATTATCGATTCCGATAAACCCTACGCTGAATTCTGGATGGGAACTCACGATTCTGGGCCGTCGTTTTTAATTCCCGCCGCCGGTGAGAATGGCGGCGGGATTGACTCCGATTCAACTTCTTTGAAGTCATGGGTTTTGGAAAACCCCAATGTTCTCGGCGATAAGGTCGTACAGAAATGGGGTTCTGATATCCCCTTTCTGTTCAAG GTTCTTTCTGTGGCGAAACCGTTGTCGATTCAAGCTCATCCCGATAAGGAATTGGCTAAAGAACTTCATATGTTGCAACCTAAAGTTTATAGAGATGCAAATCACAAGCCGGAAATGGCGCTGGCCATTACGGAATTTGAAGCTCTGTGTGGGTTCATCAGTCTCGAG GAGCTAAAAGATGTTCTTCATACTGTTCCTGAAATTGTAGAAATGATTGGCAATGCAGCCACAAACAGAGTGTTGTTGTTAGATGATGAAGACGATGAAGAGGATCTGAAGTCTGCTCTGAGGTCGGCTTTTACCCAGTTGATGTCGGCTTCCAAATTAGTGATATCGAAAGCGACATCCGAATTGAAGAGGCGACTGCACTCTCAAAGTGAG GTGAGACAACTAACTGCTAAGGAAGTTTTGGTTTTAAGTCTGGAGAAGCAATATCCAGACGACGTGGGCGTTATAGCAGCCTTTTTCTTAAATTACGTGAAGCTTAGTCCGGGAGAAGCTTTGTACCTTGGGGCAAATGAGCCTCATGCATACATAAGGGGTGAGTGTATTGAGTGCATGGCAACGTCCGATAACGTTGTCCGGGCTGGTCTAACTCCCAAGTTTCGCGATGTCCAGACTCTCTGTGCCATGCTTACCTACAAACAG GGTTTTCCTGAAATCCTTCAAGGAGTTCCCATGAATCCATACATAACAAAGTACATTCCACCATTTGACGAATTTGAGATAGATCGTTGTGTTCTTCCTAAGGGGGAATCGGTTTTATTTCCAGCGAGCCCTGGTCCTTCGATATTTCTGGTTGCTGGAGGAGAGGGGATGATGCTGTTGAATGAAGAATCACATAGAAGCGATGTTGTCAGTGAAGGAGATGTGCTTTTTGTACCTGCTCAAACTGAGATTAATATAACAAGTGAAGTTGAGTTGCTCATTTTTAGAACAGGAGTAAACAACAAGTTCTTTGACACATTCATGAATG CGGAGAACACACCTGACCTACATGTTACAACAATGATGCATTTGTAA
- the LOC120067589 gene encoding mannose-6-phosphate isomerase 1-like isoform X2, protein MESDAFSMKKQSNVLRLKCSVQTYDWGIRGQDSRVARFFALNSGSIIDSDKPYAEFWMGTHDSGPSFLIPAAGENGGGIDSDSTSLKSWVLENPNVLGDKVVQKWGSDIPFLFKVLSVAKPLSIQAHPDKELAKELHMLQPKVYRDANHKPEMALAITEFEALCGFISLEELKDVLHTVPEIVEMIGNAATNRVLLLDDEDDEEDLKSALRSAFTQLMSASKLVISKATSELKRRLHSQSEVRQLTAKEVLVLSLEKQYPDDVGVIAAFFLNYVKLSPGEALYLGANEPHAYIRGECIECMATSDNVVRAGLTPKFRDVQTLCAMLTYKQGFPEILQGVPMNPYITKYIPPFDEFEIDRCVLPKGESVLFPASPGPSIFLVAGGEGMMLLNEESHRSDVVSEGDVLFVPAQTEINITSEVELLIFRTGVNNKFFDTFMNGKLIPRSNMSFG, encoded by the exons ATGGAGTCTGACGCTTTTTCCATGAAGAAACAGAGCAATGTCCTCCGATTGAAGTGCTCCGTTCAGACTTACGATTGGGGAATCAGAGGACAAGATTCTCGTGTCGCTAGGTTCTTCGCTTTGAACTCTGGATCGATTATCGATTCCGATAAACCCTACGCTGAATTCTGGATGGGAACTCACGATTCTGGGCCGTCGTTTTTAATTCCCGCCGCCGGTGAGAATGGCGGCGGGATTGACTCCGATTCAACTTCTTTGAAGTCATGGGTTTTGGAAAACCCCAATGTTCTCGGCGATAAGGTCGTACAGAAATGGGGTTCTGATATCCCCTTTCTGTTCAAG GTTCTTTCTGTGGCGAAACCGTTGTCGATTCAAGCTCATCCCGATAAGGAATTGGCTAAAGAACTTCATATGTTGCAACCTAAAGTTTATAGAGATGCAAATCACAAGCCGGAAATGGCGCTGGCCATTACGGAATTTGAAGCTCTGTGTGGGTTCATCAGTCTCGAG GAGCTAAAAGATGTTCTTCATACTGTTCCTGAAATTGTAGAAATGATTGGCAATGCAGCCACAAACAGAGTGTTGTTGTTAGATGATGAAGACGATGAAGAGGATCTGAAGTCTGCTCTGAGGTCGGCTTTTACCCAGTTGATGTCGGCTTCCAAATTAGTGATATCGAAAGCGACATCCGAATTGAAGAGGCGACTGCACTCTCAAAGTGAG GTGAGACAACTAACTGCTAAGGAAGTTTTGGTTTTAAGTCTGGAGAAGCAATATCCAGACGACGTGGGCGTTATAGCAGCCTTTTTCTTAAATTACGTGAAGCTTAGTCCGGGAGAAGCTTTGTACCTTGGGGCAAATGAGCCTCATGCATACATAAGGGGTGAGTGTATTGAGTGCATGGCAACGTCCGATAACGTTGTCCGGGCTGGTCTAACTCCCAAGTTTCGCGATGTCCAGACTCTCTGTGCCATGCTTACCTACAAACAG GGTTTTCCTGAAATCCTTCAAGGAGTTCCCATGAATCCATACATAACAAAGTACATTCCACCATTTGACGAATTTGAGATAGATCGTTGTGTTCTTCCTAAGGGGGAATCGGTTTTATTTCCAGCGAGCCCTGGTCCTTCGATATTTCTGGTTGCTGGAGGAGAGGGGATGATGCTGTTGAATGAAGAATCACATAGAAGCGATGTTGTCAGTGAAGGAGATGTGCTTTTTGTACCTGCTCAAACTGAGATTAATATAACAAGTGAAGTTGAGTTGCTCATTTTTAGAACAGGAGTAAACAACAAGTTCTTTGACACATTCATGAATG